CCCCCGGACAGGGCAGCTCCCGGTCTCGGTCACCGTCCCGGCCCAGGCCGCCACCACGGGCGTGCCCTCCGGGGCAACGATATCAACAGCATCGTGCATCTCAATCTGCTCGGTTACCGGGTTGATCCGGATGCCGTAGCCGCTGCTGATCGCTGCCGCTGTCCCGTACCCTGGGACAGGCCAGGCCTGCCAAGGCGTGTCCGCTGCAGCCACCCAGCCGGGTGAGGGCTTGTTGCCGTCCCGGATGGCTGTGAGGTACCTCCTGGCCATCTCTGCCTGCTCCGCATCCAGCTGGAGCAGAGTCATTACCTGCTCCAGACTGCGCAGGTGGTAGGTTACGACAGTCCGGGATCGGCTCTCGCCCTCGTTGTCGGTATACTGCTCGACTCTCTCCCGCCGCTCTACCCAAGACGCTGCAAGCTCCTGCATGTCCCGGGTCTTGCCGTGGGCATCGAGTGTGGCCCAGACGGCTGCCACCTCCTCCCACGGGACCTCCAGGCCGTGCTGCTCTCGTATATCTGCCGCACGGTCAAAGGCCTCTATAATCTGGTTGACGGCCATGACTGGGATGTGGAGGATTGCAACAGGTATCATCAACACAACAACAACTATTAGGAGCACCCCGATGACTACAACCATTGCCAGCCCCTTTGCCGCATCGTCGTCACCCCCTAAACCCTGGGCCACGGCCATCCCGGCACGGGCCAACCAAGCAGGGATCATGCAATCACCTCTAATTCGTGCGGAGCAGCCTCGATCTGCACCCGCACCCGCTGGTTGCCAGCCAACAAAAGGCCTTCGCCTCGTTTGGCACTAGCCAACAGGTCTACCTCGGCCTCGGACAGGCGCAAAAGCTCTCTTAGTGCCTCGAGGTCGCGGCTCTCCTGGCGCATCAAGAGCTTGCAGGCAGCGTTACTAATTACCGGCTGCCCTAGGCGGGCCAACTCTGGAGCCAAGAAGTCAACTACGTT
This genomic interval from Syntrophomonadaceae bacterium contains the following:
- a CDS encoding M23 family metallopeptidase, with translation MVVVIGVLLIVVVVLMIPVAILHIPVMAVNQIIEAFDRAADIREQHGLEVPWEEVAAVWATLDAHGKTRDMQELAASWVERRERVEQYTDNEGESRSRTVVTYHLRSLEQVMTLLQLDAEQAEMARRYLTAIRDGNKPSPGWVAAADTPWQAWPVPGYGTAAAISSGYGIRINPVTEQIEMHDAVDIVAPEGTPVVAAWAGTVTETGSCPVRGRWLAIRSAGKIAEYRHLSRISVSRGQRVEVATPIGQVGQTGETTGPHLCFAVKTGGRWVDPLAYY